GCGGTCGGGTTGGGATTGCTACCCCTGACCCCGAGGTTGTCCATCGCGCTGGCCGGCCTGACACCGACCGTACCGGGATACCCCGGTGCTGAAGAAGCCGTAGTGGGCGACAACAGATCCGATGCCGACACTCGTGCACTGATCGGGCATCAGACCTTGGCCGGGCTGGTGGCCGGGTGCGCGGCGGCGGCCGCACTGGGCACCTCGATCCTCACCCTCGCCGGGCTTCGACAGGTCTCGGCCGTCGAGGTCGCGTTCGCCGCCGCTGTCGGGGTGGCATTGTTGTTGCGCTCGCGTACCTACGCATCCGGACCTTGCCGCACAGCCGCAGTCGTCTGCGGATTTCTGTCTCTCACAGCAACTTTCATCCTTGTCGTGGCATGGGCCCCCGCGCACGGAAGTTGGGCCGGAATCCTCGCCGTAGCCGCCGGGATCGCCGTGCTGTGGCCGGTCACCGTGCAGAGTCCGGTGGTGGCACGGCTCGCCGACGTCATCGAATACGGCGCACTGGCTGCGGTGGTGCCGTTGGCGTGTTGGCTCGCCGGTGCCTTTGACCTCTTCGGCGACCTGGGGTTGCGGTGAACCGGTCAGGGCGATTGGCCGCGACGCTGATCGCCGGGCTTCCGCTGCTGGCCATCGCACCTGCCGCAGCCGTCGTACCACCGGCGGTAGATTCCACCTTGCTGCCCCGGCCGGCGCCACCCGCGCCCGTCCGGCCCACCGAACAACGACAGCCCTGCTACCAATCGGCAGCCGGCGCGTCCGGCGCGGAGGGTGGCCCGCTGAATCTCGACGCGGTATGGCCGCTCACCCGGGGTGCCGGCCAGAAGATCGCAGTGATCGACACCGGGGTGGCCCGACACCGGCTCCTGCCCCGCCTGATCGGCGGGGGCGACTACGTGTCTCTCGGGGACGGCACCGCGGATTGCGACGGGCACGGCACGATCGTCGCCGGAATCGCCGCTGGTGCACCGACTGCCGGATTCAGCGGGGTTGCCCCCGATGCCACCGTCCTGGCCATCCGGCAGTCCAGCAACAAGTTCGCGGAAGATGGTGCGGCACGCGGTGTCGGCGATGTCGGCACCCTCGCCATGGCGGTGCGCACCGCGGCCGATCTCGGCGCGACGGTCATCAACATCTCGTCGGTGGCCTGCATGCCGGCCGCCGCGGCACCCGACGACCGCGCCCTCGGCGCCGCGCTGCGCTACGCGGTCGATGTGCGCAACGTCGTGGTGGTGGCCGCAGCCGGCAACGTCGGCGCGGGCTGTACCCAGCAGGACGGCCCGGCCGGACAGCCCGGCGAGCCCGACTGGAACGGTGTGCGTTCGGTGTCCAGCCCGGCCTGGTACGACGACCTGGTGCTGGCGGTGGGCTCGGTCGGGTCCGATGGCACCGCATCGGCTTTCAGCCTGGCGGGCCCGTGGGTGGATGTGGCCGCGCCCGGAGAGAACCTGGTGTCACTGCATCCCGACGGCGACCAGCTGATCGACACGATCGGGCGGGATGCCCCGATATCCGGAACCAGTTATGCCACACCGGTGGTCGCGGGCGTCGCCGCCCTCGTGCGGTCCCGGTTCCCGCAGTTGAGCGCGCGAGAAGTGATGCGCCGCATCGAAGACACCGCACGCACCCCCGCCGACGGCTGGAATCCGTATGTCGGCCACGGTGTGATCGACGCCCTGGCGGCGGTGAGCGGCAGCACCTCGCCGCCGGTATCCGCACCGACCGCCCCGGTTTCGGTAGCGCCCGGGGTGCCCGCACCGACCGATCCCCTGCCCCGTCGCATCGCCTTCGGCGGTGCCGCCGTGTGTGTCGCGATGACAGTGCTGACCGCGGTGACGCTGGCAGCCAACCGGTTACGCCGGCGCGACCCGGATGCCGGGGGCCACATCCCGCACGACTGAGGCCGCGTCACCGTTGAGTTCGGGACCGCGCGGCAGCATCGCCAACATGGGCCATGGGGCGGGGACGGCGCCGGCCTCCAGGCCCAGGTGTTCGGCGGTCTGGGCGTCACGGATCCCGAACAGCACACCGAGATCGTTCAACAGATACAACGGTCCACCGACGGTCGCCCCGCGCACGACGCCGCCCGCTTGTATCAGGGCACTGCGGCCGACCGGGATGCGCACACGGTCGATGTTCGACCCGGCACCGTCTGCCTGAGCCAGCTGAACGGTGGCACCTGACAATGAATCAGCCATCGACACAGTGGTATTCGTATCGGTGCCGGCTTGTCTCGGGTCCCAGCGCGCACACACCACGGCCAGTCCGCGAGGCAGTACCCGCTCCGGGAATCTGGCCACTGCCAGACTGTCGGCCACCGGTATGTCGGCCACCACATCGGCAGGGACGACGGGAGGTTCGCCGTCGGACTGCGCCACGCTGAAGCGGATGACGTCGGCCGCCACCCTGCCGATGCGTTGCAGCCCGTCGGCGAGAACGACATAGAACTCGGAGGGGCCGGCGCGCACCACCCGGACCACGGTGCCCACGGTGAGCCCACCGAGCACGGCCGGCCCGGCAGCGCCCACCCCCGCGATCACCGGGGCCTGTAGTGCCGGCGCCTCGGGCACGGAATCCAACAGCGCCTGCGAAACCGGTTGGACCGGGACACCTTCCAGGTGTAGCGCACGCACCACGGCGATGTCGCGGAGGTCGACTCGGGCTCGCCACCCGTCGGCGAGCAGGTAGGTCGCAGCGCCAACCGCACGTGCCGACACCAACAGTCCCTGGCCGGCGCGCAACTCCGAGGCCTCACGATCCGCCGGGCCGGCCATCAGCACCGTCTCGGCAGGATCGGCGACATCGCAGATCTCCCAGCCCGACTCGTCAAGGCCCAGCGGCCGGCCGATCTGGACGGGAGCCCCGGGTATGCCGACCAGCGGCCCGCGCCGGAACTTCGCAATCACCCGGTCATCGACCACAACCGGATTCGCCGGAGTGCCGACGATGAGTCGGGCCGAGGCGAGGTTGGGCACCGGATGCACTGTGTCGTCGATGCGCACAAACAGGGCGCCGGTGTCGCGCGCCATCAGGATCGGCGCCTGGCCGGGCGCCGTGCCTGGCCGCACGAGCGTGAGCACGGCACACACCGCGACCCCGACGGCCGCCAGGACACATCCGGCGCCGTACGCCACCGCTTGCGCGCGCAATGGGTCGTCGAGCATCCGGGCATCGCCGCGAACCAGCGCGTGTGCCATGCGCCGCAACAGAAATCGATGCCCGCTGAGCTGTAACCGAGTGGCCGGTCGCCGTGCCATATGTCCCCCGTGCGCAACCCTAACCCGGCCGGGGACAGCGCAATTACACCGATTCGGGAGCCGTGCTATTCGGTGCGCTGGCGTTGCCGGTAGGCCGCGACGTGCTGGCGGTTACCGCAGTTTCCGGTGTCGCAGAAGATGCGCGAACGGTTGCGCGACAGGTCGGTCAGCACCGCCTCGCAGTCCGGGGCGGCGCAGATCTTGAGACGGCGCAGTTCGCCGCCGCGGATCAGGTCGGCCAGCGCCATCGCCATCTCGGCACCCATGCGCTGCGCGAGCGGGTCGTCGACCGAGGCCAGGTGCAGGTGCCATTCGGGCATCTCCTTGTGCCGGGTCAGCCACGGCGCCGCCTTGGTATCGCTCAGGAGGGCATTGACCCGGCGGACGGTCTCCTCCTCGTCGTCGGCCACCGCCCAGATCTCGCCGATGCGGCCGCGGAGCACGCGCACGGCCTCGAGTTCGGCGTCGTCGCGGTCCCGCCGACCGGTCCAGCCGAAGTCATCCAGGTAGGCGTTCAGGTCGGCCTGGTCAGACAGTTGTTCGCCTTCTACCCGATCGGTGTTCACCAACACCATCGCGGCCCGGAGCGTGAGCTCCGTGTCATAGGTAAAAAGCATTTGACTCATGACCCCCTGTCGCCGTAAGTTCTACCTTACTGTCACTACCATAATCGATTTTACTCATGACATGCCCTAGGGAGGTGTACCGATGACTGCCGAAGCCCAGCTCGACCGCACGACTGCCGATAACCACTTCCGGCTCGGCCTACTGTTCGCCGTCAGCTCCGCGCTCGCATTCGGCTCGTCGGGCCCCTTCGCCAAAGCCCTGATGGAATCCGGGTGGAGCCCCACCGCGGCCGTCACCGCCCGGCTCGCCGGCGGCGCGCTCATGATGGCCGCGTTCGCCAGCGTCGTCCGGCCCGGCTGGATCCGCGAGGTGCTCGGCCACGCGAAGACGGTCGTCGGGTACGGCCTGATCCCCATCGCCGGCGCACAACTCTGCTACTACAACGCCGTCGCGCACCTGTCCGTCGGCGTGGCCCTGCTGCTGGAGTACACCGCACCGATCCTGGTCGTGGGCTGGGTGTGGGCCACCACCCGGCACCGTCCCAGCGCCATGACCTTCGCCGGGGTGGCAGTCGCCATCGCAGGCATCGTCCTGGTGCTCGACGTGTTCAGCGGCGCTCAGATCAACCTCACCGGGGTCACCTGGGGCCTGGCCGCCGCGGTGTGTGCCGCCTGCTACTTCATGATGTCCAACAAGGCCAGCACCGACGGCGACGGACTCAGCCCGATCAGCCTGGCCGCCGGTGGTCTGATCATCGGCACCGCCGCCGTGGCGCTCCTCGGCGTCACCGGCGTGATGCCGCTGACCTTCACCACCAACCCCGTCACCATCGCCGGACACACCACGGCATGGCTGGTGCCGGTGATCGCGCTGGGCCTGATCCCCACCGCCCTGGCCTACACCCTCGGCATCGTCGGGATCGCCAGGCTCAAGCCGCGCTTCGCGTCACTGGTCGGACTCTCCGAGGTGCTGTTCGCGGTCTTGATCGCCTGGATCATGCTCGGCGAGGCCATGTCGGTGAGCCAGGCGATCGGCGGCGCGGTGGTGCTGGTGGGCCTGGCCGTGGCCCGGCAGGGCGACCGCAGCGAGCAGCCGGACCCGGGCACCGACACAGCCACCCAGGTGGAGCTGGCGACCTGGCCGGATATGGCCTTGCAGGAGACAACCGAACGCGCAATCGATTAGCCGCGGCTAACCATTTTGTGTGAATATGTCCCCCGTGAGTCTCCTCCGGAAGTCGGCCCGGGTGGCCGCGATCGTCTCAACCCTGGTCAGCGCGGCTTTCCCGCTGGCGCTCGCCGCGCCCGCCGCGGCCGCACCGTGCTCCGACATCGAGGTAATCTTCGCCCGCGGTACCAATGACGCACCCGGATTGGGCCGGCCCGGCCAGGCCTTCGCCGACGGGCTGAGCTCACGACTCGGCGGCCGCAGCGTGTCCACCTACGCGGTGAACTACCCGGCCAGCTATGACTTCCTCGCCGCCGCCGACGGCGCCAACGACGCCGCCAATCGCATCGCCACTCTGGCCTCCTCCTGCCCGTCCACGCGGGTCGTGCTCGGTGGCTATTCGCAGGGCGCCGCGGTCGTCGACATGCTGGCCGGTATCCCGCCGCTCGGCAACAAGGTCGGCGAGATCGGATCGGCACCGCCGCTGGCGGGCGAGCTGGTGCCCCAGGTCGCCGCTGTGGCCGTGTTCGGCAACCCGTCGGCCAAGTTCGGCATTCCGATCACCTCGTCGGTGTTCGGCGGCAAAGCCATCGATCTTTGCAAGGACGGCGACCCGATCTGTTCACGTGGCCGGAACCCGTTCGCGCACAGCGATTACGTGACCTCAGGCATGGCGGATCAGGCCGCCAACTTCGTTGCGGGAATCGTCTAGGCGGTTCCAGACGTTAGGATTCGGTGTGGCCATTGATCTTGTTCGTCGCTGCACCGTGTTCGTGGCGGCAGCGCTGACCGCTGCCGTCGCCGTCGTCGCACCCGTCGCGGTGCCCACCCTGTCCTCGGGTTTGCCGACGGCATCGGCCGCCTGCTCCGACATCGAAGTCGTCTTCGCCCGCGGCACCAATGACACCCCCGGCCTCGGCCGGATCGGCAATGCGTTCGTCAGTTCGCTGCGCAACAAGGTCGGCGGCCGCTCGGTCGGCGCCTATGCGGTGAACTACCCGGCCAGCTTCGACTTCCTGGCCGCGGCCGGCGGCGCCAACGACGCGTCCGGGCACATCCAGTGGATGGTCGACAACTGCCCCGATACCCGTCTGGTGCTGGGCGGATACTCGCAGGGTGCCGCGGTGATCGACGTGATCGCCGCCGTCCCGTTCCCGGCCGTCGGCTTCAATGCGCCGCTGCCTCCGAACGTCCCCGAGCATGTCGCCGCGGTCGCCGTGTTCGGCAATCCGTCGGCCAAGCTCGGCCTGCCGCTGACCTCCAGCCCGGTGTACGGATCTCGCGCCATCGATCTGTGTAACCCTGGCGACCCGGTCTGTGGCGACGGCGACAGCGTTCCGGCGCACCGGGCCTACGAAGGTCCGGCCAACGATGCCGCCAACTTCGTCGCCGGTCTCTTGTAGTCCGCGTCCGCTACGATCGCTTAGGTGGTCGAACTTCCTACCGAAAACCAGGTAGCGAGCCGCGTAGCCCGACTGTTTCGGCGGTGGACCGGTGTGGCTGCCATCATCGCGACGGCTGTTGCTGTCCTGCCCGTCATCTCGGCTGTCCTACCCGGTTCTCCAGCGGTGGCCAATGCCGCCTTGTGCTCTCCGGTCGAGGTGGTGTTCGCCCGCGGCCGTACCGAACCGGCCGGCGTCGGCACCCTCGGGAACGCCTTCGTCAACGCGCTGCGCGCCAAGACGAACAAGAACATCGGCGTCTACGCCGTCAAGTACCCGGCGGACACCGAAGTCGACATCGGCGCCAACGACATGAGTGGCCACATCCAGTACATGATGAACAACTGCCCGGACACCCGGCTGGTGATCGGCGGTTATTCGCTGGGCGCGGCGGTCGCCGACGTGGTGCTGGCCGTTCCGTTCACCGGCTTCGGCTTCAAGACACCGCTCCCCGGGGGTGCCGACGGGCACATCGCCGCAGTCGCCCTGTTCGGTAACGGCGCCGCGTGGGTCGGTCCCATCACCCGCTTCAGCCCGGTCTATGCCGACCGGACCATCGAGCTGTGCCATGGCGCCGATCCCATCTGCAATCCCGCCGACCCCGACACCTGGAAGAACAACTGGCCCGATCACCTGGCCGGCGCCTACATCGACGGCGGGATGGTCAACCAGGCCGCGGATTTCGTGGCCGGTCGCCTCTGAGGCGGAAACGCTTCGTCGCCGGATCGTTGCCGGACCGGCACCTAATCTCGACGGGACCGTAAATACCATCTAATCCGTGATTGGCCGTCGAATGTCGGCCGCACTGATCACCGTCCTGTCAGCCGTTGTGGTACCGATGGCGGTGGCGCCCAGCATGATTGGCGTCGCGAAGGCCGCCACGTGCCCGCCTGCGGAGGTGGTGTTCGCCCGCGGCCGCATGGAGCCCCCAGGTCCCGGGCAAGTCGGTGCCGCGTTCGTCAACGCATTGCGCACGCTGCGCGGCCCGAACGTCGCCCTGTATTCGGTGAAATACCCGGCCGACACCCAGGCCGACGTGGCCGCCAACGACATGAGCCGCCACGTGCAGTGGATGACCCGCAACTGTCCGAACACCCGCCTCGTGCTGGGCGGCTACTCACTGGGTGCCGTCGCCACCGACCTCATCCTGGCGATGCCCATCGCCGCGTTCACCTTCAACAGTCCACTACCAAAGGGCACCGACCGGCACGTCGCGGCGGTGGCGCTGTTCGGCAACGGCGCCAACTGGGCCGCACCGATCACGCTGTTGAACCCGGCCTACCAGAATCGCACCATCGACCTGTGCCACTCGGACGATCCGATCTGCAACCCGAGTAGCCCGTACAACTGGCGGGCCGGGTGGCAGGATCACCTGGCGCCCGGATACATCCGGTCGGGAATGGTGGCCCAGGCGGCCAGATTCGTCTCGGCGCGGCTCTGAGGGCTGTGGCCGGCCTGGCGGCGGTGCACCGCAGCGCTAGTCGGCCGTCCGCACGTCTCGGGTGATCAGGTTGCGGGCCTCGAGCTGATCATCGGCGGGGTAGTCGACCTGCACGAGAGTGAGCCCCCGGGCCGGGGCGGCGGCGAAGTCACTGGACCTGCTTGTCTCACTCAGCAGTCCGGCGGTCCACTCAGGTGAGCGCCTGCCCTCCCCCACCGCCAGCATCGCGCCGACCAGCGAGCGAACCATGTTCCAGCAGAAGGCATCCGCGGTGACATATGCCGTCACGTAGAAGCCGTCGCGCACCCACTCCAACCGCTGCAGGTCGCGGATCGTCGTGGCTCCGGGGCGGTGACGGCAGAAAGCCGCGAAATCATTGAGCCCCAACAGTTCCCGCGATGCAGCTGTCATCGCGTCGAGGTCCAGAGGTTTGGACCACGGTGTGACGAACCGGGCTTCGGCGGGCTCGACCCCGTAGGGGGCCACACTCAGCCGGTAGGTGTAGTGCCGACGTAGTGCCGAGAACCTGGCATCGAAACCCGCAGGCGCCCGGACGATGTCACGGATCCGGACGTCGGTCGGCAGCAGCCGCGCCAATCGCCGCACCAGCGGCGTGAACTCGGCATCGCCCGGGCGGGTGGTCCGCGGATACACATGCGGCAGCGCGTCGGTGGGGACATCGACGTGCGCGACCTGACCGGTCGCATGTACGCCGGTGTCGGTGCGGCCCGCGGTGCGGGTCACAATCGGCGTACGGAACACCGTCGAGAGCGCCTCGTCGATCACCCCGGCGACCGTGCGCTGCCCCGCCTGCACCGCCCAGCCGGCGAAATCGGTGCCGTCGTAGGCAACGTCGAGCCGCAGGCGGACAAACGAGACATGCCCGCCACCGGAATCGGTGGCGGGCATGTTCATGTTGTCACTACGACTTGGCAGCGTCATCCTCAGCCGCAGCCTCAGCTGTCTCGGCGTCGGCGATGGCGGCGTCCTCGGCCTCGACCTCGGCGACCGGGGTCTCCTCGGCCTCTTCGGCCTTGGGAGCCTCGGCCTCGGCGGCCTTGGCCTGCGCGGCGGCAGCGCGACGTGCGCGGTCCGCCTCGGAGGTCACCGTCTTCTCCCGCACCAGCTCGATGACCGCCATGGGAGCGTTGTCGCCCTTACGGTTCTCGACCTTGATGATGCGGGTGTAGCCACCCTCGCGATCGGCGAAGAAGGGGCCGATCTCGGCGAACAGGACGTGCACGACGTCCTTGTCGCGGATCTTCTTCATCACCTCGCGCCGGTTGTGCAGCTCACCCTTCTTGGCGTGGGTGATCAGCTTCTCGGCGTACGGACGCAACGCCCGGGCCTTCGGCTCGGTCGTCTTGATGCGACCGTGCTCGAACAACGACGTGGCCAGGTTGGCCAGGATCGCCTTCTGGTGTGAGGACGACCCGCCGAGGCGAGCACCCTTGGTGGGCTTGGGCATTGCGACTATCTCCTAAATGGGGCCGGTCCCCGTATCAGGTAGGACCGGGACGGT
Above is a window of Mycolicibacterium boenickei DNA encoding:
- the mycP gene encoding type VII secretion-associated serine protease mycosin produces the protein MNRSGRLAATLIAGLPLLAIAPAAAVVPPAVDSTLLPRPAPPAPVRPTEQRQPCYQSAAGASGAEGGPLNLDAVWPLTRGAGQKIAVIDTGVARHRLLPRLIGGGDYVSLGDGTADCDGHGTIVAGIAAGAPTAGFSGVAPDATVLAIRQSSNKFAEDGAARGVGDVGTLAMAVRTAADLGATVINISSVACMPAAAAPDDRALGAALRYAVDVRNVVVVAAAGNVGAGCTQQDGPAGQPGEPDWNGVRSVSSPAWYDDLVLAVGSVGSDGTASAFSLAGPWVDVAAPGENLVSLHPDGDQLIDTIGRDAPISGTSYATPVVAGVAALVRSRFPQLSAREVMRRIEDTARTPADGWNPYVGHGVIDALAAVSGSTSPPVSAPTAPVSVAPGVPAPTDPLPRRIAFGGAAVCVAMTVLTAVTLAANRLRRRDPDAGGHIPHD
- the eccB gene encoding type VII secretion protein EccB translates to MAHALVRGDARMLDDPLRAQAVAYGAGCVLAAVGVAVCAVLTLVRPGTAPGQAPILMARDTGALFVRIDDTVHPVPNLASARLIVGTPANPVVVDDRVIAKFRRGPLVGIPGAPVQIGRPLGLDESGWEICDVADPAETVLMAGPADREASELRAGQGLLVSARAVGAATYLLADGWRARVDLRDIAVVRALHLEGVPVQPVSQALLDSVPEAPALQAPVIAGVGAAGPAVLGGLTVGTVVRVVRAGPSEFYVVLADGLQRIGRVAADVIRFSVAQSDGEPPVVPADVVADIPVADSLAVARFPERVLPRGLAVVCARWDPRQAGTDTNTTVSMADSLSGATVQLAQADGAGSNIDRVRIPVGRSALIQAGGVVRGATVGGPLYLLNDLGVLFGIRDAQTAEHLGLEAGAVPAPWPMLAMLPRGPELNGDAASVVRDVAPGIRVAPA
- a CDS encoding CGNR zinc finger domain-containing protein, which encodes MLFTYDTELTLRAAMVLVNTDRVEGEQLSDQADLNAYLDDFGWTGRRDRDDAELEAVRVLRGRIGEIWAVADDEEETVRRVNALLSDTKAAPWLTRHKEMPEWHLHLASVDDPLAQRMGAEMAMALADLIRGGELRRLKICAAPDCEAVLTDLSRNRSRIFCDTGNCGNRQHVAAYRQRQRTE
- a CDS encoding EamA family transporter yields the protein MTAEAQLDRTTADNHFRLGLLFAVSSALAFGSSGPFAKALMESGWSPTAAVTARLAGGALMMAAFASVVRPGWIREVLGHAKTVVGYGLIPIAGAQLCYYNAVAHLSVGVALLLEYTAPILVVGWVWATTRHRPSAMTFAGVAVAIAGIVLVLDVFSGAQINLTGVTWGLAAAVCAACYFMMSNKASTDGDGLSPISLAAGGLIIGTAAVALLGVTGVMPLTFTTNPVTIAGHTTAWLVPVIALGLIPTALAYTLGIVGIARLKPRFASLVGLSEVLFAVLIAWIMLGEAMSVSQAIGGAVVLVGLAVARQGDRSEQPDPGTDTATQVELATWPDMALQETTERAID
- a CDS encoding cutinase family protein translates to MSPVSLLRKSARVAAIVSTLVSAAFPLALAAPAAAAPCSDIEVIFARGTNDAPGLGRPGQAFADGLSSRLGGRSVSTYAVNYPASYDFLAAADGANDAANRIATLASSCPSTRVVLGGYSQGAAVVDMLAGIPPLGNKVGEIGSAPPLAGELVPQVAAVAVFGNPSAKFGIPITSSVFGGKAIDLCKDGDPICSRGRNPFAHSDYVTSGMADQAANFVAGIV
- a CDS encoding cutinase family protein, encoding MAIDLVRRCTVFVAAALTAAVAVVAPVAVPTLSSGLPTASAACSDIEVVFARGTNDTPGLGRIGNAFVSSLRNKVGGRSVGAYAVNYPASFDFLAAAGGANDASGHIQWMVDNCPDTRLVLGGYSQGAAVIDVIAAVPFPAVGFNAPLPPNVPEHVAAVAVFGNPSAKLGLPLTSSPVYGSRAIDLCNPGDPVCGDGDSVPAHRAYEGPANDAANFVAGLL
- a CDS encoding cutinase family protein, producing MAAIIATAVAVLPVISAVLPGSPAVANAALCSPVEVVFARGRTEPAGVGTLGNAFVNALRAKTNKNIGVYAVKYPADTEVDIGANDMSGHIQYMMNNCPDTRLVIGGYSLGAAVADVVLAVPFTGFGFKTPLPGGADGHIAAVALFGNGAAWVGPITRFSPVYADRTIELCHGADPICNPADPDTWKNNWPDHLAGAYIDGGMVNQAADFVAGRL
- a CDS encoding cutinase family protein translates to MSAALITVLSAVVVPMAVAPSMIGVAKAATCPPAEVVFARGRMEPPGPGQVGAAFVNALRTLRGPNVALYSVKYPADTQADVAANDMSRHVQWMTRNCPNTRLVLGGYSLGAVATDLILAMPIAAFTFNSPLPKGTDRHVAAVALFGNGANWAAPITLLNPAYQNRTIDLCHSDDPICNPSSPYNWRAGWQDHLAPGYIRSGMVAQAARFVSARL
- the truA gene encoding tRNA pseudouridine(38-40) synthase TruA codes for the protein MNMPATDSGGGHVSFVRLRLDVAYDGTDFAGWAVQAGQRTVAGVIDEALSTVFRTPIVTRTAGRTDTGVHATGQVAHVDVPTDALPHVYPRTTRPGDAEFTPLVRRLARLLPTDVRIRDIVRAPAGFDARFSALRRHYTYRLSVAPYGVEPAEARFVTPWSKPLDLDAMTAASRELLGLNDFAAFCRHRPGATTIRDLQRLEWVRDGFYVTAYVTADAFCWNMVRSLVGAMLAVGEGRRSPEWTAGLLSETSRSSDFAAAPARGLTLVQVDYPADDQLEARNLITRDVRTAD
- the rplQ gene encoding 50S ribosomal protein L17; the encoded protein is MPKPTKGARLGGSSSHQKAILANLATSLFEHGRIKTTEPKARALRPYAEKLITHAKKGELHNRREVMKKIRDKDVVHVLFAEIGPFFADREGGYTRIIKVENRKGDNAPMAVIELVREKTVTSEADRARRAAAAQAKAAEAEAPKAEEAEETPVAEVEAEDAAIADAETAEAAAEDDAAKS